A region from the Dendropsophus ebraccatus isolate aDenEbr1 chromosome 1, aDenEbr1.pat, whole genome shotgun sequence genome encodes:
- the LOC138789040 gene encoding E3 ubiquitin/ISG15 ligase TRIM25-like produces MASAILRDELICSICLSVFKDPVMLRCGHNYCRVCIDRVLDTQDGSGVFSCPECRKKYRQRPSLMRNINLHNVAERFQFTQPEQAEITGICCTYCVDSAVPAVKSCLHCEASLCDKHLRAHSKSPEHVLSEPSTSLEKRKCSVHKKILEYYCTEDAACICVSCYMIGEHNGHKMESLDEVSKKRKEKLKNVLQKLMTKREETEERVRSVEEHRRKAKKKSAGEAKRVTALFTDIRRRLDHLEKRVLSEISRQEKEESLSLSALIQQLEIKKDELSMKMRHIEELCNMADPLTVLQEPDTGDLCDPEEGGGDEDTGGRDRQPHGVDDLDVTVISDTFRTLCDIISAIRIYGEGPADISLDVNTADNNLLISDDLKTATRTEEEQNRPETAERFQDYSQVMSSRRFSSGRHYWDVKSSRLGWWSVGMCYPSIDRRGDQSLIGNNNKSWCVRRSNNKYSMIHDRKEIRLPGYISSDRFRICLDYEAGRLSFYELCYPIRHLHTFTATFTEPLHAAFCVYWVKSGESYVESWIRLKT; encoded by the coding sequence ATGGCGTCTGCTATTCTGAGAGACGAGCTGATCTGCTCCATCTGTTTATCTGTATTTAAGGATCCTGTAATGCTGAGATGTGGCCACAACTACTGCCGGGTCTGTATTGATCGTGTGCTGGATACACAAGACGGGTCTGGAGTTTTTTCCTGTCCTGAATGCAGAAAAAAGTATCGGCAGCGGCCGTCACTGATGAGGAACATAAATCTCCATAATGTAGCAGAACGTTTCCAGTTTACTCAGCCAGAACAAGCGGAGATCACCGGGATCTGCTGCACTTACTGTGTGGACTCTGCTGTACCTGCTGTGAAATCCTGTCTGCActgtgaggcttctctgtgtgataaacacctgagagctcacagcaagtcaccagaacacgtcttatctgagcccagcacttccctggagaagaggaaatgttctgtCCATAAGAAGATCCTGGAATATTACTGCACTGAGGACGCTGCTTGTATCTGTGTGTCCTGTTATATGATTGGAGAACACAATGGACATAAAATGGAGTCACTAGATGAGGTCtctaaaaaaaggaaggaaaaactaaaaaatgttcttcagaaactgatgacaaagaGAGAGGAGACTGAGGAAAGAGTCAGGAGTGTggaggagcacaggagaaaagctaaaaaaaaatcagctggagAAGCCAAGAGAGTCACTGCCCTGTTTACAGACATCAGGAGACGGCTGGACCACCTGGAGAAGAGGGTCCTGAGCGAGATCTCCAGGCAGGAAAAGGAAGAGTCACTGTCACTGTCTGCTCTGATCCAGCagctggaaataaagaaggacgagctgtccatgaagatgagacacattgaggagctgtgtaacatggcggatccattgactgtcttacaggaaccagacacaggtgacttgtgtgatcctgaggaggggggaggtgatgaggacacagggggacgtGATAGACAGCCCCATGGTGTAGATGATCTGGATGTGACTGTGATCTCAGACACATTCCGCACATTATGTGACATAATATCAGCTATAAGGATCTATGGGGAGGGTCCTGCAGACATATCCCTGGATGTCAACACAGCTGATAATAATCTCCTTATATCAGACGACCTAAAAACTGCAACCAGGACAGAAGAGGAGCAGAATCGtccagaaacagcagagagattcCAGGATTATTCTCAGGTGATGAGCAGCAGGAGATTCTCCTCAGGGCGACATTATTGGGATGTGAAGAGCAGTAGATTAGGATGGTGGAGTGTGGGgatgtgttatcccagtatagacaggagaggagatcagTCACTCATTGGAAATAATAACAAGTCCTGGTGTGTGAGGAGGAGTAATAATAAGTATTCAATGATACATGACAGGAAAGAGATCCGGTTACCTGGTTATATCTCCAGTGATAGATTCAGGATCtgtctggattatgaggccgggcggctgtccttttatgagctgtgttaccccatcagacacttacacaccttcaccgccaccttcaccgagccccttcATGCTGCATTTTGTGTATACTGGGTAAAAAGTGGTGAAAGCTATGTAGAAAGTTGGATAAGGCTTAAgacttaa